In the Engystomops pustulosus chromosome 2, aEngPut4.maternal, whole genome shotgun sequence genome, one interval contains:
- the CREG1 gene encoding protein CREG1 isoform X2 produces the protein MRGGGMILSAGVAALVVLVLSLGARPSAADIPPRNETARVARYVAHRCDWGALATISSHEPVTGRPFANVFSVSDGPRGRSSGVIYLYLTTMEISVQDLQVNANASLTMSLAQTPYCREEKYDPQSPLCAHIILSGSVQKVNDTETDKAKLALFSRHPEMATWPRDHDWFFAKLNITNVWVLDYFGGIKTVTPEEYYQAKP, from the exons atgaggggaggtggTATGATCCTGAGTGCGGGGGTGGCTGCCCTTGTGGTGCTGGTACTGTCTCTGGGGGCCCGGCCCTCGGCGGCTGATATCCCCCCTCGGAATGAGACGGCCCGGGTGGCGCGGTACGTGGCGCACAGGTGTGACTGGGGCGCGCTGGCCACTATCTCCAGCCATGAGCCGGTGACGGGGCGGCCCTTCGCCAATGTCTTCTCAGTGAGTGACGGACCCCGGGGCCGCAGCAGCGGAGTCATCTACCTCTACCTGACCACCATGGAGATCTCCGTGCAGGACCTGCAG GTGAACGCAAACGCCTCCCTGACCATGTCTCTGGCGCAGACTCCATACTGCAGGGAGGAGAAATACGACCCCCAGAGTCCTCTCTGCGCCCACATCATATTGTCTGGTTCTGTCCAGAAG GTGAACGACACGGAGACGGACAAGGCGAAGCTGGCGCTGTTCAGCCGTCACCCGGAGATGGCTACCTGGCCCCGTGACCACGACTGGTTCTTTGCCAAACTCAACATCACAAATGTTTGGGTTTTGGATTATTTTGGTGGGATCAAAACCGTAACACCGGAGGAATATTACCAGGCCAAACCCTAG
- the CREG1 gene encoding protein CREG1 isoform X1: MRGGGMILSAGVAALVVLVLSLGARPSAADIPPRNETARVARYVAHRCDWGALATISSHEPVTGRPFANVFSVSDGPRGRSSGVIYLYLTTMEISVQDLQVNANASLTMSLAQTPYCREEKYDPQSPLCAHIILSGSVQKVNDTETDKAKLALFSRHPEMATWPRDHDWFFAKLNITNVWVLDYFGGIKTVTPEEYYQAKP, translated from the exons atgaggggaggtggTATGATCCTGAGTGCGGGGGTGGCTGCCCTTGTGGTGCTGGTACTGTCTCTGGGGGCCCGGCCCTCGGCGGCTGATATCCCCCCTCGGAATGAGACGGCCCGGGTGGCGCGGTACGTGGCGCACAGGTGTGACTGGGGCGCGCTGGCCACTATCTCCAGCCATGAGCCGGTGACGGGGCGGCCCTTCGCCAATGTCTTCTCAGTGAGTGACGGACCCCGGGGCCGCAGCAGCGGAGTCATCTACCTCTACCTGACCACCATGGAGATCTCCGTGCAGGACCTGCAG GTGAACGCAAACGCCTCCCTGACCATGTCTCTGGCGCAGACTCCATACTGCAGGGAGGAGAAATACGACCCCCAGAGTCCTCTCTGCGCCCACATCATATTGTCTGGTTCTGTCCAGAAG GTGAACGACACGGAGACGGACAAGGCGAAGCTGGCGCTGTTCAGCCGTCACCCGGAGATGGCTACCTGGCCCCGTGACCACGACTGGTTCTTTGCCAAACTCAACATCACAAATGTTTGGGTTTTGGATTATTTTGGTGGGATCAAAACCGTAACACCGGAGGAATATTACCAGGCCAAACCCTA A